CTACTAAACTTgcctacaaaaatatttgttacaGTCTATCACAGATGATATGCTATTTAGTATAGAGAAATTTGATTAGATTTTGACtgattttaaatagtttattgcCTTTTGCTGCTAAATCACAATGCTGGAGCTGCATGTTGTATGCAACATATGGGGGGAGGGGGTGCTTCACAATTTATAATAAAgatgatttatatattattatagtattatagaCTGAACAAAAAAGTGAATATATGTGAAGTCTGCAAATTATGTATATGGATTACTTTTGTAGGTAGGCTACCTTATTTTGcccttttgtgtttttaaactATCGCTTATAGTCTTTTTTCTTTCCTACTATCATTTTGTCTTTGATTTATTTGCAATGTTTAAAAACTTGTTTAATGAAAAGCAATGTCAATTGGAAAAAATGACAAGTTTTGAGAATTACATGTCACTGGAAAAATTAAAAGATTGTCAAacagactgtttttatgtttaggTTTTTTGTTCTTATACAGTTTAAGTGATGTAAAAAGAGGtctagaattttaatatttggaTCTGTGAGTGTGTCAACTGGCAAGCAACAGGGTCAGATTTAATACCTTTTTTTTCCTGCAGTGAATTGTTAATTTCGATCTCTTCCGGGTTTGGACTTAAAAAGAGATACCGAACACTAGACGGCAGCAACAACACATTACTGCACAGTCACAGACGGTCTGTTTACACTGCTGAAGTATGGTATTTACCCCTTTCGCAAGAAACGTTTTTGCAAAAATGCACTACAGTTCGGGGGTCAGCATTAGGCTTTTGCCCAGTTATAAGTGCTCTTTTGAAGACCCAGTGCACGTGACTGTGAGTGGCTTAAATCCACAACAGCGCGTGGATCTGCGCTCTAAAATCACCGATGAAAAAGGACTTGTATTCAAGGCTTCGGCGACCTACCAAGCTGACGGCAGTGGTCAAGTTGACCTCAACCGCGACCCTTCTCTTGGTGGAAGCTTTACTGGAGTTGAACCAATGGGCTTATTCTGGGCACTAAAAGCAGACGTCGTAAGCTGCAAGTTTGCCCTAAAAGACGTGACGCGCCCTGCTCTCGTTGACATTGAATGTGTCAGTGACGATAAAGTCATCGCCAAAGTAACAAACGAGAGACACTGCATGACCGATGGTGTACGGAGAATTCCTGTAACCGAAGGCAGGATCAGGGGAACTCTTTTTATGCCACCTGGtcagttattttagctgtatTAACTACAGCTAAAAGACTATTAAAGACTAGTTTGTAAGGCACTCCAtatatcagtggttctcaaacagGAGGCCGCAGGATGACTGTAAATATTGAAATTGATCTCACTCTAaattataatgcaaaaaaaatggCTCATACATAGTCAACTGAGATGCGAAAGTTGTTGGCCATATTCTGTTTTGTAGCAGCGCCTTGAACGGAGAAGTGCAGGGTTACACTGTTGCTTGACACTATTGTCAATCACAAATTCATGCTGGCTATTATTTCAATCAAGCCTGTTAAATTTAGAGTTTTTAATGCTGATGTTCTAATTTTCAGGTAAAGGACCATTTCCTGGGATTTTGGATACATATGTGTTTAGAGGAGGTCCTTTTGAGTTAAGGGCAGctctgctggcaaaaagaggCTTTGCCGTTTTTGCCTTGGCTTTCCAAGGTTACCAAGATTTACCCAAAAAAGCTGACAGATTTCACCTCGAGTACTTTGAAGAAGGTATAGATTTCCTGCGACAACAGCCAGAGGTTAGTGTGTATAGCCATTCATGTGCATTCATTATTGTTCTTATAAtctctaaataaaataaagctaatTACAATGGGAAATTTATGAGAACAACAGATTCAATTCCAAcaccttttttttaattcaaaggtCAAAGATCAAAAAATTGGTCTAGTGTCCATATCAAAGAGTGGAGATCTCGCTTTGTCAATGGCAACATTCCTGCCTGGTATATCGGCCACTATTTCGATCAATGGATGCAATGCCAATACAATAATTCCACTCTACTACAAAGACATCTGTGTTCCACCCCTCATGTTCGACATTAAAAGATCAAAAATGACACCGTCAGGCCTTGTGGATAATGGGGATGTTATGAATGACCCAATGTCCAAAGAAGGCCGTCCTAGTGTTATTCCCATTGAGCGTGCTTCTTGTAACTTCATGTTTATAATGTCAGAAGCCGACAGGAATTGGCAAAGTGCCTATTATGCAAAACTTGCATGTGACAGACTCAAAGCACACGGGAAACATAACTATGAGCTGGTGAGGTATGAAAAAGCGGGTCACTTTATTGAGGTGCCTTATATGCCCTTTTGTCTCGCTAATTATCATGCTGTACCTAACCAGGTGGTTTTCTTTGGTGGGGAACCTAAGGCTCATTCAGAAGCACAGTTGGACGCATGGGCGAAGATGGTGAATTTTCTCAAAAAACACTTAGCGGCTGCTGAGCACAACTGCAGATCTATGCTGTAAGAAAAAGGGCATGTGCAGTACATAATAGTTATGACATCCAGTTATAATGTTGACTTGCATTTCTAATGTAGTTAtcaagtattaaaaaaatgatcaaactaGTGAAAATGGTTGATTTGCTTCTAAATCTACTGatgtttatatcattcatacaAAGTATGGAGAATTGTTTGTAAAATCAAACTGTTTAGTATTTGTGTTTCactgttcaaaaatttggggtcagtataaTTTTTTCTCTTGTGCTTacaaaggctacatttatttgatcaaaaacacagtaaaaattgtgaaatattatcacaatttaaaataacagttttctattttaatagattttaaaatgtaatttattcctgtggtgaAATCATTCTcatatatgctgatttggtgctcgagaaacatttctgatgttGAATAGAGAAGAATCATGATGAGAAATGTTATTAATGTTGAATGAAAACCGTTATGCTGCTAGAGATATTttggaaagatttttttttaaatggaagtattttgtaataatgtaaaattctTTACTGTCTAtcaatttaaagcatccttgctcaataaaaaaaaatctaatgtaCTCTCACTGCTGTGCCACATTTTTGCATTATAacaacacttattttaaatcatattaCACACTTTACTGCTGCTGTTTATCTGCATTCTCTATGTCAGTATCTCTACACTAGGTCTGTTTTATTGTATAGCCTCTGGTGCTTTCATTTCAAAGAGGGCATTGGTTACAAGCAAGTTACTGTATTCACCTTACACATACTGGAGCTTCCAATAAAGTACAATTAGATATCTTGAGATGAtgtctgttttttatttgtttaattattctTAGTAATTATTTTATAACTTTTGGTTGATGTCTAATGCTGATTCTAAGAGGTGACCTCCTATCTGTGTCTGATTTGCATTATTTTGATTTAGATCTAAAGTGTTGGTCGATGGAATACTGATCAACATCCACAAATGGTTATTAGCAAGCCAATAATCCAAAATAATCATTCTGTGCCACAACAACACTAAACATTACAGTATATTTAGCAATACTGtatgatttaaagggatagttcactcctAAATGACAATTGTCATTCACTCCCAACCCTCAAGATGATTTTGAAGAACGTCTCGACTGTTTTTTGTccttacaatgaaagtcaaaggagtttacaaaacttttttttttttatgttccagAGAAGAagtaaagtcatgcaggtttaaaacaacatgaCTGTGAGTTAATTTTGacagaattttacattttagctGAACTATCCCTGTCAAGTTTATTGCAGTATAATTGCCATGATTACACATATGCCAATACATGAAAGCCAAACTCACTGGATGAATGCTGAGGACAGGTTACTTTCAGatttatcaacaaaaaaaaaacatgaaatttgaTGAGATCTTCTCTGTGCAAATCTCCAGTGGTACTTATTGCAAATCATTTAGAGAGCACTATGATAAGGAAACACTCTAGTGGGCCTTGCTGTTTAACCCGGACTACTTCAGAGGAAGCTCAAGAGTTCTCGCATGCTGATTAACTGGAAAAggttcattttatatttatagagGAGCTGCACTATAACATGACATTCCCATGAATTGATGATTGTGTTCTTGTGTGGGgatacaatattaatattaaaatatttatttgaaaattaatattatccaaagttgaataaaataatggtaataaCATGGAAAATCCTTTGCAGTTTTGCAGAAACATTTGGTTACCGAAAATTATGTTGAATACATTTAAAGAATATTTTCCAGCCTATTCCCCAGATAAAAACACCAAGAATTACTGATGTGGACGGCAGTATGAGCTCTACAACAAAGAAAATCTATATTATGGTAATGGATACAATAGATGAGGGTCAGTTGCTAGCTAATATGTTCTTGTTTTCTATAGGGCCTGTAGCATGTGAGCTACAGAGGTCTTTCGCTCTATTAatgaacattttatataatgatTTACTTGTCTTAAAATAGTCACTGGACAATGTTAGGATTTATTAGCTTAAGTAAAGTCCTTTATGTCTAAACAGCAGTAGATTCTATCTAGTACGGAGAATAATATAGCAGATTGCAGTATCCATAAATAACAATCACTTAAGGgaaataaaatttaaagtcTTAAATCAGATTTGATTCAAATTGATAAttgagggtaaaaaaaaaaaaaaaaaaaaaaagccctacTAAATGAGGCAACCAAACTATTTGTTATAATCTATCACAGATGATATCCtaaaacccgattccaaaaaaagttgggacacaaaacaaattgtgaataaaaacagaatgcaatgatgtggaagtttcaaatttcaatattttattcagaatacaacatagatgacatatcaaatgtttaaactgagaaaatttatcattttaagggaaacataagttgattttaaatttcatggcatcaacacatctcaaaaaagttgggacaaggccatgtttaccactgtgtggcatcccctcttctttttataacagtctgcaaacgtctggggactgaggagacaagttgctcaaatttaggaataggaatgttgtcccattcttgtctaatacaggcttctagttgctcaacggTCTTAGGTCTtttttgtcgcatcttcctctttatgatgcgtcAAATGTTTTcaatgggtgaaagatctggactgcaggctggccatttcagtacccggatccttctacgcagccatgatgttgtaattgatgcagtatgtggtctggcattgtcatgttggaaaatgcaaggtcttccctgaaagagacgacatctggatgggagcatatgttgttctagaacttggatatacctttcagcattgatggtgcctttccagatgtgtaagctgcccatgccacgcGCACTCAtacaaccccataccatcagagatgcaggttTCTGAAcggagcgctgataacaacttgggtt
Above is a window of Megalobrama amblycephala isolate DHTTF-2021 linkage group LG11, ASM1881202v1, whole genome shotgun sequence DNA encoding:
- the LOC125277968 gene encoding acyl-coenzyme A thioesterase 5-like isoform X3; translated protein: MVFTPFARNVFAKMHYSSGVSIRLLPSYKCSFEDPVHVTVSGLNPQQRVDLRSKITDEKGLVFKASATYQADGSGQVDLNRDPSLGGSFTGVEPMGLFWALKADVVSCKFALKDVTRPALVDIECVSDDKVIAKVTNERHCMTDGVRRIPVTEGRIRGTLFMPPGKGPFPGILDTYVFRGGPFELRAALLAKRGFAVFALAFQGYQDLPKKADRFHLEYFEEGIDFLRQQPEVKDQKIGLVSISKSGDLALSMATFLPGISATISINGCNANTIIPLYYKDICVPPLMFDIKRSKMTPSGLVDNGDVMNDPMSKEGRPSVIPIERASCNFMFIMSEADRNWQSAYYAKLACDRLKAHGKHNYELVRYEKAGHFIEVPYMPFCLANYHAVPNQVVFFGGEPKAHSEAQLDAWAKMVNFLKKHLAAAEHNCRSML